The Zobellia alginiliquefaciens genome contains a region encoding:
- a CDS encoding porin family protein, with translation MKKTLLTAVFALVSIAAFSQNDLVKVGVKAGLNYGANGDYFESIGDAARDPDRNMGYHLGLFGKVGLSRIYFRPELMYTKTKSDYDGDKFDISKLDMPLLIGAKIIGPLHVFAGPSFQYILDTEFDGISIDDIENDFSVGANIGAGVDLGKLGIDIRYERGFNSNEATFINTNITNLGPSRVDARPDQLIVSLSLTL, from the coding sequence ATGAAAAAAACACTCCTTACAGCAGTTTTTGCTTTGGTAAGCATTGCTGCATTTTCACAAAACGATTTGGTAAAAGTTGGTGTAAAGGCCGGCTTGAACTATGGTGCTAACGGAGACTATTTTGAGTCGATCGGTGATGCGGCAAGAGATCCTGACCGAAACATGGGTTACCACTTGGGACTTTTCGGAAAAGTAGGCTTAAGCCGTATTTATTTTCGACCTGAATTGATGTATACCAAAACAAAGTCGGACTACGATGGTGATAAGTTTGACATTAGCAAACTTGATATGCCTTTACTGATTGGCGCTAAAATTATAGGCCCGTTGCATGTTTTTGCCGGTCCTTCGTTTCAATACATTTTAGATACCGAGTTTGATGGTATCTCCATAGATGATATTGAAAACGATTTTAGTGTAGGAGCTAATATTGGTGCAGGAGTAGACTTAGGTAAATTAGGAATAGATATTCGCTATGAGAGAGGTTTTAACAGCAACGAAGCTACCTTTATCAATACGAACATTACCAACTTAGGACCTAGCCGCGTAGACGCTCGCCCAGATCAGTTGATCGTTAGTTTATCTTTGACGTTATAA
- a CDS encoding FKBP-type peptidyl-prolyl cis-trans isomerase: MIMNRIVALLALVVVLYSCNNDDGGATIEPAKPLAEILVDDEAEIQEYLKTHYYNYEEFQSPTEDFDYKIDVMEIGEGDTDKIPLIDQMTPIEVDVPSSHYFIDGPETTVTHTLYFLEVREGVGDALSVADSAFVRYSGNLIDGTIFDDGSEDDPVWFDLASLQAPATSTFSGTPARGFSEGASLLKGGAPAVINEDGTYSVDDYGIGMFIFPSGLGYYNLTSGVIHAYTPLIFKLDMLAIKQTDHDGDGTPSIEEDTNNDGYLFNDDADGDTFPDYLDSDSN, encoded by the coding sequence ATGATAATGAATCGCATAGTTGCCTTATTGGCATTGGTAGTTGTACTGTACTCTTGTAATAACGATGATGGCGGTGCCACTATTGAACCAGCAAAGCCACTGGCCGAAATTTTGGTGGATGATGAAGCTGAGATTCAGGAATATCTTAAAACGCATTATTACAACTACGAGGAGTTTCAATCGCCTACGGAAGATTTTGATTATAAAATTGACGTAATGGAGATAGGTGAGGGGGATACGGATAAAATACCTCTTATTGACCAAATGACTCCTATTGAAGTGGATGTGCCTTCTAGTCATTACTTTATTGATGGTCCAGAAACTACGGTAACCCATACCTTGTATTTTTTAGAAGTAAGAGAAGGTGTAGGTGATGCTTTGAGTGTTGCGGATTCGGCTTTTGTGCGTTATTCAGGCAACCTTATAGATGGGACTATTTTTGATGATGGCAGTGAGGATGATCCAGTGTGGTTTGATTTAGCTAGTTTACAGGCTCCGGCAACTTCCACATTTTCGGGTACTCCCGCTAGAGGTTTTTCCGAAGGGGCATCTCTTTTAAAGGGTGGTGCGCCAGCAGTAATCAATGAAGATGGTACATATTCCGTAGATGATTATGGGATAGGTATGTTCATCTTTCCTTCAGGCTTAGGGTATTATAATTTGACAAGTGGGGTAATACATGCTTATACACCGTTAATATTTAAGTTGGATATGTTGGCTATTAAACAGACAGACCACGATGGTGATGGAACGCCATCCATTGAAGAAGATACTAATAATGACGGTTATTTGTTTAATGATGATGCTGATGGTGATACGTTTCCAGATTATTTAGATTCGGATTCCAATTAA
- a CDS encoding mechanosensitive ion channel family protein: MEQGIHKIFYDYLLKTGMSEIFASYLNLLIVFLTALILAWFLDFMIWKVLRSLFLKLARKSETNFDNFLVVNKVPRYVAHIVPLAVLFKFIPFAFFHFEYAGNIALKILQIVFVILTLYIVKSIFKSINDYLKTKPRFRDKPMDSYIQVFMIFAWFIGILTIFAIITGVVIWKFFTALGAGSAVILLIFKDSILGLVASIQVSINDMVRIGDWITFEKYGADGDVIEITLATVKVQNFDKTITTIPTYALISDSFKNWRGMEVSGGRRIKRALIISQKSIRFLSDEDLSTFKKIQLIEPYLITRNEQINSYNESNQINKELAINGRNLTNIGLFRKYVNDYLQNHSAVNKGMTLMVRQLEPTPQGIPLEIYAFSSDKRWENYEYIMADIFDHLLAALPYFDLEVFELPITFNPVPTE, translated from the coding sequence ATGGAACAGGGCATACACAAGATTTTTTACGATTACCTATTAAAAACAGGAATGAGCGAAATTTTCGCCTCCTACCTGAACTTGTTGATTGTTTTTCTAACGGCCTTGATTCTAGCTTGGTTCTTAGACTTTATGATATGGAAAGTCTTACGTTCCTTATTCCTAAAGCTTGCTAGAAAATCTGAAACTAATTTTGACAACTTTCTCGTTGTCAATAAAGTTCCGAGGTATGTAGCCCATATCGTTCCATTAGCCGTATTGTTCAAGTTCATTCCGTTTGCCTTTTTTCATTTTGAATATGCCGGGAATATTGCGCTCAAAATACTCCAAATAGTATTCGTTATATTAACGTTATACATTGTAAAAAGCATCTTTAAGAGTATAAATGACTATTTAAAAACGAAGCCTCGGTTTCGTGACAAACCCATGGACAGCTATATTCAGGTGTTTATGATTTTTGCATGGTTCATAGGTATTTTAACCATATTCGCGATTATTACTGGTGTAGTAATCTGGAAATTCTTTACCGCTCTAGGTGCCGGGTCTGCAGTGATTTTATTAATCTTTAAAGACTCCATCCTGGGTCTGGTAGCTAGCATTCAAGTTAGTATTAACGACATGGTGCGTATTGGAGATTGGATCACTTTTGAAAAGTACGGTGCGGATGGAGATGTTATTGAAATTACATTGGCAACCGTAAAAGTTCAGAATTTTGATAAAACTATAACTACAATACCCACCTACGCCCTTATTTCCGATTCCTTTAAAAACTGGAGAGGTATGGAAGTTTCAGGGGGAAGACGTATTAAGCGTGCATTGATTATTAGTCAAAAAAGCATCCGTTTTCTGTCTGATGAAGACCTATCAACTTTTAAAAAAATTCAACTTATAGAACCCTATCTCATCACCAGAAATGAACAGATAAATTCTTATAATGAATCCAACCAGATAAACAAAGAATTAGCAATTAACGGAAGGAACTTAACTAACATTGGCCTGTTTAGAAAATACGTTAACGATTATCTACAAAACCACTCGGCAGTCAATAAAGGAATGACTTTAATGGTGCGCCAATTGGAACCTACACCCCAAGGCATTCCTTTGGAAATTTATGCTTTTAGCTCGGACAAACGTTGGGAAAATTATGAATACATAATGGCGGACATTTTTGACCATCTTTTGGCTGCATTGCCTTATTTTGATCTAGAAGTGTTTGAGCTTCCAATTACCTTCAACCCCGTACCCACGGAATAA
- a CDS encoding RNA-binding S4 domain-containing protein, with translation MRIDKYLWSTRYFKTRNIASTACKKGQVKINDQVAKPSREIYPMDKIIVRKEQINLQLTVLDIPKSRVGAKLVNIYRTDTTPKEAFEHNELLKQAKEHYRKKGTGRPTKKDRRDIEDYLDDPDATPDSFISPE, from the coding sequence ATGCGAATTGATAAGTACTTATGGAGCACCCGCTATTTCAAGACCCGAAACATTGCTTCTACTGCCTGTAAAAAAGGGCAGGTGAAAATTAATGACCAAGTGGCAAAACCATCAAGAGAAATCTACCCAATGGATAAAATTATAGTCCGTAAGGAGCAAATTAACCTTCAACTTACGGTTTTGGACATCCCGAAAAGCCGAGTGGGCGCCAAATTGGTAAATATATATAGAACAGACACCACACCCAAGGAAGCTTTTGAACACAACGAATTACTGAAACAGGCAAAGGAACATTACCGCAAAAAAGGAACAGGAAGACCTACCAAAAAAGACCGCCGGGATATTGAAGATTACCTGGATGATCCAGATGCCACACCAGATAGTTTTATAAGCCCGGAATAA
- a CDS encoding universal stress protein produces the protein MSEKLLLPTDFSKNSLNAIQYAIKLYANKDCDFYILNTYAKNTSGLDSLTLLDPDDAFNKLSEKRSKEGLGNILTRLTFKKDNPRHRFHVLSRSTLYLDAVRDIIENMKIDMLIMGAKGIANTQTGSYGKTTISTIENIRKCPVLIVPKKATFGDSKEIVFATNFKTDFNLFDIQHIAEIAKISNSSIQVLGLKENDTLDAQQEKNKLVLETYFKNIDLHFNMIHDTKMNIALQCFVQIKASAMISYVNKKQTFWESMGFGKCTLEKLGYFDDVPILAINDKLKYSENSTLLNTKDEIWDEVSPLYESQPESNAS, from the coding sequence ATGAGTGAGAAGCTATTATTGCCTACCGATTTTTCTAAGAATTCGCTGAATGCTATTCAATATGCGATCAAGCTCTATGCGAATAAAGATTGTGACTTCTATATTCTTAACACCTATGCCAAAAACACCAGTGGCTTGGACAGCCTTACACTTTTAGACCCGGACGATGCGTTCAACAAACTCTCCGAAAAGCGATCAAAGGAAGGACTAGGCAACATTCTTACTCGTTTAACTTTTAAAAAAGACAATCCTAGACATCGCTTTCACGTTCTTTCGCGCTCCACACTTTATTTAGATGCTGTAAGAGATATTATTGAAAATATGAAAATTGATATGCTCATAATGGGTGCAAAAGGGATAGCCAATACACAAACGGGAAGCTACGGTAAGACCACCATTTCCACAATTGAAAATATTAGAAAATGTCCAGTTCTAATTGTGCCAAAAAAAGCGACTTTTGGGGATTCAAAAGAAATTGTTTTTGCTACCAACTTCAAAACGGACTTTAATCTTTTTGATATACAGCACATAGCTGAGATTGCAAAAATCAGCAACTCAAGTATTCAAGTATTAGGTTTAAAAGAGAATGATACGCTAGATGCTCAACAAGAAAAGAACAAATTAGTACTAGAGACTTATTTTAAAAACATTGACCTTCACTTTAATATGATTCATGATACTAAAATGAACATTGCATTACAATGCTTTGTACAAATTAAAGCAAGTGCCATGATCAGCTATGTGAACAAAAAACAGACTTTCTGGGAAAGTATGGGCTTTGGGAAGTGTACGTTGGAAAAATTGGGCTATTTTGATGATGTACCCATTCTTGCTATAAATGATAAATTAAAATATTCAGAAAATAGCACTTTGCTCAACACCAAAGATGAAATATGGGATGAAGTTTCTCCCTTATATGAAAGCCAACCTGAATCCAATGCCTCTTAA
- a CDS encoding transketolase — translation MKTTKNEHLQMAKLDELQDIVVQTRRDILRMVHKVNSGHPGGSLGCTEFLVALYNEVMDLKEGFDMDGKDEDLFFLSNGHISPVFYSVLARKGYFPVEELNTFRLLDSRLQGHPTTHEGLPGVRVASGSLGQGMSVAIGAAAAKKLNGDDKLVYSLHGDGELQEGQNWEAIMYAAGNKVDNLISTIDRNGQQIDGPTEEVLPLGNLKEKFEVFGWDVLEVAEGNNLEAVINGLKEAKSRTGKGKPVCIILDTMMGNGVDFMMHTHAWHGKAPSDEQLENALGQNPETLGDY, via the coding sequence TTGAAAACTACTAAAAATGAACATTTACAAATGGCAAAATTAGACGAACTACAAGATATCGTAGTACAGACCCGAAGGGATATTCTACGTATGGTACATAAAGTAAATTCAGGGCACCCAGGAGGTTCTTTGGGCTGTACTGAATTTTTGGTCGCACTTTATAATGAAGTAATGGACCTTAAAGAAGGATTTGATATGGACGGTAAGGACGAAGACCTTTTCTTCCTATCAAACGGTCATATATCTCCTGTATTTTACAGCGTTTTAGCTAGAAAAGGATATTTCCCTGTTGAGGAACTAAACACATTCCGTTTATTGGACTCACGTTTACAAGGACACCCTACTACACATGAAGGCCTTCCGGGGGTTCGTGTAGCTTCGGGCTCATTGGGTCAAGGTATGTCTGTTGCCATTGGTGCTGCAGCAGCAAAAAAGTTGAACGGCGATGACAAATTGGTTTATAGCCTACATGGCGATGGAGAATTACAAGAAGGTCAAAACTGGGAAGCAATTATGTATGCCGCCGGAAACAAAGTAGACAATCTAATTTCTACAATTGACCGAAACGGACAACAAATTGACGGCCCAACAGAAGAGGTACTTCCACTAGGAAACCTAAAAGAAAAGTTTGAAGTTTTTGGATGGGATGTTCTTGAAGTTGCGGAAGGAAACAATCTTGAAGCCGTTATAAACGGACTTAAAGAAGCAAAGAGCAGAACCGGAAAAGGAAAACCGGTCTGTATCATCCTTGATACAATGATGGGTAACGGTGTAGATTTTATGATGCACACGCACGCATGGCACGGTAAAGCGCCAAGCGATGAGCAGTTGGAAAACGCACTAGGACAGAATCCTGAAACCTTAGGGGACTATTAA
- a CDS encoding transketolase family protein, whose protein sequence is MTKYIDQGKNDTRSGYGEAMTELGRTNPNVVALCADLVGSLKIQPFIDENPERFFQIGIAEANMMGIAAGMTIGGKIPFASTFANFATGRVYDQIRQSIAYSNKNVKICASHAGVTLGEDGATHQILEDIGMMKMLPGMTVINPCDFNQTKAATLAIAEYDGPVYLRFGRPKVANFTPVDQKFEIGKAVMLSEGTDVTIVATGHLVWEALIAAEKLEEQGISAEVINIHTIKPFDEEAVLKSVKKTGCVVSAEEHNYLGGLGETIARTLTVQHPAPQEFVATQDTFGESGTPDQLMEKYGLNNKAIEKAVLRVLKRK, encoded by the coding sequence ATGACAAAATATATAGATCAAGGAAAAAATGATACTAGAAGTGGCTACGGAGAGGCCATGACCGAGCTAGGAAGAACCAACCCTAATGTTGTAGCTCTTTGTGCCGATTTGGTAGGATCACTAAAAATTCAGCCTTTTATTGATGAGAACCCAGAGCGTTTCTTTCAAATAGGTATTGCAGAAGCAAACATGATGGGTATTGCCGCGGGTATGACCATTGGTGGGAAAATTCCTTTTGCAAGTACGTTCGCCAACTTTGCCACAGGTAGAGTTTACGATCAGATCCGCCAGTCCATTGCTTACTCTAACAAAAACGTAAAAATATGTGCTTCGCACGCCGGTGTTACTTTAGGTGAAGATGGTGCTACCCACCAGATTCTAGAAGATATTGGTATGATGAAAATGCTTCCGGGCATGACTGTCATCAACCCTTGTGATTTTAACCAAACAAAAGCTGCTACTTTAGCAATAGCTGAATATGACGGTCCTGTATACTTGCGTTTTGGAAGACCAAAAGTAGCCAACTTTACCCCAGTTGACCAAAAGTTCGAAATTGGTAAAGCTGTTATGCTTAGCGAGGGTACGGACGTTACTATTGTTGCTACCGGCCATTTGGTTTGGGAAGCTTTAATTGCCGCCGAAAAACTAGAAGAACAAGGTATCTCCGCAGAGGTAATCAACATACACACTATCAAACCTTTTGATGAGGAAGCGGTGTTAAAATCAGTTAAAAAAACAGGCTGTGTTGTATCTGCCGAAGAACATAATTACCTAGGTGGCCTTGGTGAGACTATTGCTAGAACCCTTACTGTTCAGCATCCTGCGCCGCAAGAGTTTGTTGCAACACAAGATACTTTTGGTGAAAGCGGTACCCCAGACCAGTTAATGGAGAAATACGGACTAAACAATAAAGCTATTGAGAAGGCCGTTTTAAGGGTATTGAAAAGGAAATAA
- a CDS encoding ribonucleoside-diphosphate reductase subunit alpha produces the protein MSELNTTTTQIDEKISEQDQLVIARKEALKNSKKEPTGGFKWLTDHSLNFLNSGYLTKGVTAEQRIREIADRAEQLLGMPGFSDKFYGYMSEGFFSLASPVWSNFGKERGLPISCFGSHIDDDMGNILYTQSEVGMMSKMGGGTSGYFGKIRHRGAEVKNNGQASGAVHIMQLFESMVDVVSQGSVRRGRFSPYLPIEHPDIMEFLEIGTEGNPIQELTHGVTVTDKWMQEMIDGDTAKRSIWAKVLQRRGEMGYPYIFFTDNANNGASNVYKEKDLPIYASNLCTEIMLPSNDDWSFVCVLSSVNVLHYDKWKDTDAVETMVYFLDAVITEFIEKLERYRDSDSREDRQTFLFMERAYNFAKDNRALGLGVLGWHSLLQSKRLPFNSQEAFNLNSEIFREIKEKSYKASEELAAKFGEPAVLKGYGRRNATLNAVAPTTSSAFILGQVSQGIEPIWSNIYVKDIAKVKTTIKNPFLLELLEEKGKNTTEVWHSIRERDGSVQHLEFLTELEKDVFQTYSEIDQMDIIYQAANRQNHIDQGQSVNIIVHPDMPVKEINKIHVTAWKLGLKSLYYQHSMNAAQKFKQKKDCASCEA, from the coding sequence ATGAGCGAATTAAACACTACCACCACACAGATTGACGAAAAAATTTCAGAGCAAGATCAACTTGTAATCGCAAGGAAAGAGGCTCTAAAGAATAGTAAGAAAGAACCGACTGGCGGTTTTAAGTGGCTTACGGACCACAGTCTTAATTTTTTAAATTCAGGTTATTTAACCAAAGGCGTGACTGCGGAACAGCGTATTCGCGAAATTGCGGATAGGGCTGAACAGCTATTGGGTATGCCTGGTTTCTCCGATAAGTTTTACGGGTATATGTCAGAAGGTTTTTTCTCTTTGGCATCTCCGGTATGGTCAAACTTCGGAAAGGAAAGAGGATTACCGATCAGTTGTTTTGGTTCGCATATAGATGATGATATGGGTAATATTTTATACACCCAATCAGAAGTTGGTATGATGTCTAAAATGGGTGGAGGTACGTCTGGCTATTTTGGAAAAATAAGACACCGTGGTGCTGAGGTTAAAAATAACGGTCAAGCTTCGGGAGCTGTACATATTATGCAGCTTTTTGAATCCATGGTAGATGTGGTGAGCCAAGGTTCTGTTCGTCGTGGTCGTTTCTCTCCTTATTTGCCTATTGAGCATCCGGATATTATGGAGTTCTTGGAAATTGGTACGGAAGGAAATCCTATTCAAGAGCTTACCCATGGGGTAACGGTTACTGATAAATGGATGCAAGAAATGATTGATGGAGATACGGCAAAACGCTCTATCTGGGCCAAAGTGTTACAACGTAGGGGAGAAATGGGTTATCCATACATATTCTTTACGGATAATGCCAATAACGGCGCATCAAACGTATATAAAGAAAAGGATTTGCCTATATATGCAAGTAACCTTTGTACGGAGATAATGTTGCCATCAAATGATGATTGGTCGTTTGTATGTGTTTTGTCCTCAGTAAATGTTTTGCATTACGATAAGTGGAAAGATACGGATGCCGTTGAAACCATGGTATATTTCTTAGATGCCGTTATTACAGAGTTTATTGAAAAATTAGAAAGGTACCGTGATTCTGATTCTCGTGAGGACAGACAAACTTTCCTTTTTATGGAACGCGCCTATAATTTTGCAAAGGATAACCGTGCACTAGGTTTAGGGGTTTTAGGATGGCATTCATTATTGCAATCCAAGAGATTGCCTTTTAATAGCCAAGAAGCTTTTAATCTAAATAGTGAGATATTTAGAGAGATAAAAGAGAAATCATATAAAGCCTCCGAAGAATTGGCCGCTAAGTTTGGCGAGCCAGCTGTTCTTAAAGGATACGGTAGACGCAATGCTACGTTAAATGCTGTAGCGCCAACAACATCTTCCGCTTTTATTTTGGGGCAGGTTTCACAAGGTATTGAACCTATCTGGTCAAATATTTATGTAAAGGATATTGCTAAGGTTAAAACGACCATTAAAAATCCTTTTTTACTGGAATTATTGGAAGAAAAAGGAAAGAATACAACAGAAGTGTGGCACAGCATTCGTGAGCGTGATGGATCTGTACAGCATTTGGAGTTCTTAACGGAACTTGAAAAAGATGTATTTCAGACTTATTCAGAAATAGACCAGATGGATATTATATATCAAGCGGCAAACCGTCAAAACCATATTGATCAAGGTCAATCTGTAAACATAATTGTGCATCCAGATATGCCGGTAAAAGAAATCAATAAGATTCACGTTACGGCTTGGAAACTCGGGTTAAAATCACTCTACTATCAGCATAGTATGAATGCGGCACAAAAATTTAAGCAGAAAAAAGATTGTGCTAGTTGCGAGGCGTAA
- a CDS encoding shikimate kinase, with translation MKIVLIGYMGSGKSTIGKLLSQKRNLEFIDLDDYIGQAEKMSVSDIFKNKGELYFRKKEYEYLNEVLAQNDNFILSTGGGTPCYGNNMQAMLEKTENTFYLKVSIPQLAKRLLKEKDERPLVRNIPEEELPEFIGKHLFERSYFYNQANKVISCDGKDPQEIVTEMESILI, from the coding sequence GTGAAAATAGTATTGATAGGCTATATGGGGAGTGGTAAGAGCACAATTGGTAAGTTGCTATCCCAAAAAAGAAACTTAGAATTCATAGATCTAGATGATTATATAGGACAGGCCGAAAAAATGTCCGTTTCCGATATTTTTAAAAATAAAGGGGAGCTGTATTTCAGAAAGAAAGAATATGAATACTTGAATGAAGTGCTGGCCCAAAACGATAATTTTATATTGTCTACCGGTGGTGGAACCCCTTGCTACGGAAACAATATGCAGGCCATGCTAGAAAAAACAGAGAATACTTTCTACTTAAAAGTATCCATACCTCAATTGGCCAAGCGTCTTTTAAAAGAGAAGGATGAGCGGCCATTGGTTAGAAATATTCCGGAAGAGGAATTACCTGAATTTATTGGTAAGCACCTCTTTGAACGGAGCTATTTTTACAATCAGGCAAACAAGGTGATCAGTTGCGATGGTAAAGATCCGCAGGAAATTGTTACTGAAATGGAGTCTATTTTAATCTAG
- a CDS encoding phosphoribosyltransferase family protein: MENKILTHQQIQHKIERIAYQIYEANVEEKEIIIAGIDGGGLNFAKKLQRVLKKVTEAEITLCKVLMDKENPLESGVTTSIPESEYTDKSIVLVDDVLNSGTTLIYGVHHFLKTPLKQLKTAVLVNRNHKKYPVKADYKGISLSTSLQEHVHVKFQAKNDMVYLD; encoded by the coding sequence ATGGAAAATAAAATACTTACACATCAACAAATTCAACATAAAATTGAACGTATAGCCTATCAGATATACGAGGCGAATGTTGAAGAAAAAGAAATTATTATTGCGGGTATTGATGGCGGTGGACTCAATTTTGCAAAAAAACTACAGCGCGTTCTTAAGAAGGTAACCGAAGCAGAAATCACTCTCTGTAAGGTGCTGATGGATAAAGAAAACCCCTTAGAGAGCGGCGTTACTACTTCAATTCCTGAATCTGAATATACTGATAAGTCAATTGTGCTGGTTGATGATGTCCTTAATTCGGGGACTACCCTAATTTATGGCGTGCACCATTTCTTAAAAACCCCCCTTAAACAACTTAAGACTGCTGTTCTAGTTAACAGAAACCATAAAAAATACCCGGTAAAAGCCGATTATAAAGGCATATCCCTGTCCACCTCTTTACAGGAACATGTACACGTTAAGTTTCAGGCTAAGAATGATATGGTATATCTAGATTAA
- a CDS encoding ribonucleotide-diphosphate reductase subunit beta — translation MQITHLIKRDFTKKPFHLHKITEAIMKAMMAASHGGPQDAERIANNVHTSLLERNALDDKYVPTVEEVQDFVETHLMEAGFFDVAKGYILYRNEQAQKRKSNIFEKRINLKPYEYPQLYEYVPAIRHSYWIHSEFNFTSDIQDFKAGLEEPERNALKNAMLAISQIEVAVKSFWGDIYHKMPKPEIGSVGATFAESEVRHADAYSHLLEILGLNAEFKNLKKKPVMMKRVQYLETALKNAKSVDNKEYAESILLFSLFIEHVSLFSQFLIIMAFNKHKNMFKGISNVVEATSKEEQIHGDFGIDVIKIIKDENPDWFDEEYHTMIKNMCHEAFLAESEIVDWIFEKGELDFLPKAVINEFIKNRFNNSLSSIGIDKIFDVDDKLLAETEWFDDEIIGTKHGDFFVKRSINYSKRTQSITSDDLF, via the coding sequence ATGCAAATTACACATCTTATAAAACGAGATTTCACAAAGAAACCGTTTCATTTACACAAGATTACGGAGGCAATAATGAAAGCCATGATGGCCGCTTCACATGGTGGGCCACAGGATGCTGAACGTATTGCGAATAACGTTCATACCTCGCTTTTGGAAAGAAATGCGCTAGATGATAAGTATGTTCCTACTGTAGAAGAAGTACAGGATTTTGTAGAAACCCACCTTATGGAAGCTGGTTTTTTTGATGTTGCCAAAGGATATATTCTATATCGTAATGAGCAGGCTCAAAAAAGAAAATCCAACATTTTTGAGAAGCGTATTAATTTAAAGCCATACGAGTATCCTCAGTTATATGAGTATGTGCCGGCCATTCGTCATTCTTATTGGATTCATTCAGAATTTAATTTTACTAGTGATATTCAGGATTTTAAAGCAGGTCTTGAGGAGCCCGAAAGAAATGCCCTCAAAAATGCAATGTTGGCTATTTCTCAGATAGAAGTAGCCGTGAAAAGTTTCTGGGGCGATATCTATCATAAAATGCCTAAACCGGAAATCGGTTCTGTAGGAGCTACTTTTGCAGAAAGTGAAGTGCGTCATGCCGATGCCTATTCTCATTTACTTGAAATTTTAGGACTCAATGCAGAGTTCAAAAATTTAAAGAAGAAGCCGGTAATGATGAAGCGTGTGCAATATCTTGAGACAGCGCTTAAGAATGCAAAAAGTGTAGATAATAAGGAGTATGCAGAATCTATTTTGTTGTTCTCTTTGTTTATAGAACACGTATCCCTGTTCTCTCAGTTTTTGATAATAATGGCTTTCAACAAGCATAAGAATATGTTCAAGGGAATTTCAAACGTGGTTGAAGCAACCTCTAAGGAAGAACAAATTCATGGTGACTTTGGTATTGATGTTATTAAAATCATTAAGGATGAAAATCCTGATTGGTTTGATGAGGAATATCATACCATGATAAAGAATATGTGCCATGAAGCTTTCCTTGCGGAAAGTGAGATAGTAGATTGGATTTTTGAAAAAGGAGAACTAGACTTCTTGCCAAAAGCAGTTATAAATGAATTTATTAAAAACCGATTCAATAATTCTCTCAGTAGTATTGGAATAGACAAAATATTTGATGTCGACGATAAGCTATTGGCAGAAACAGAATGGTTTGATGATGAAATAATAGGGACTAAACATGGCGATTTCTTCGTGAAACGCTCTATCAATTATAGTAAACGAACTCAAAGTATAACCAGTGACGATCTTTTTTAA